The sequence below is a genomic window from Synechococcus sp. PCC 7335.
TCTTGGTAGAGGTATCTTTGGTCACTACGCTCTTAGCAGGTGCGGCTAAAACGGCGGTACTGCCTCCTGTTGTACTGCCCCCGGCGGTGATAATTTGCTCTGTGACCGCATTCTCTACAGCGCGATCTACAGCAAGAGAATTAGTCGCTCTTTTTAGCTGGTACTTGCGATCGCGAAAACCACCTGTACCCACAGAGCTGCCCTTGAGTTCCACCGCCTGGCCACGAGTGACAATGAGGAAGGCGATCGCAATCAAAGATCCCACCATCAGCGCCGCGTAGCTCAGCAGCATCACGCTCACATGCATCATCAGCCAGTTGGACTTCAGCGCTGGGACCAGCGGCTCAGATACTTGCATCGCACTGGGTAAGGTCAAAGCGGCAAAGGCGGCGATCGCCATTGCCACCGGAGAGGTCACCGCCCCGACCCAGCGACTATCTGTCATCTTTTCAGCTGCGAGATGAACAGCCGTGATGCCCCAAGCAATAAAAAATAAAGATTCGTAGAGATTACTCAGCGGGAAGTACCCGCCTTCGATCCAACGAGCTGTAAGCAACGCCGCCATCGCTAAGTTGCCAATCGCCATACCTACGCCACCGATAACTGGCAGCACCTTCACCTTTTCAAACGCTAGGCCGCTCCAGTAAGCCAACATCGCTGCGAATAAGACGGCAAACGCAGCGTTATCCAACCATCCTTCTAGATTGGCAAGCGTTAGGTTGGAAGCCAAGCTAGATGCGCTCAGACTGGCGACGCAGATGGAATTGGCAAAATCGAAAGCGACCATAGGGAGGCGGGATATTCGTTTGAGAGGTTTATTCTTCTACTATCTAACGTTAAGCTCACTCTAATATCTTACAGAGAGGGTAGAGCCATGACTATACTCCTAGGCTAATTCGTCAAGATTACGAGGCGGGTGAATGTTAAATTCATTCCATCTCCTTGCTCGGCTTCGGGTCTAGGAAGGCGTAGCGTTAGATAGATTAACTAATGCTACTGCTAACCCTGGGAACTTGACTCAGACGGCCAGTCAATCGGCTTTTGAGCAGTTGACTACTAGGGCTGTCACGCAGACTGTTGCATAGATCACGGTTGAGCGTACCGACTTCAAGTAAAAGTTCAAGCACATAAATTACGATGAGAGAATAACAGTCATGGAATTGGCAGCACTCTGGGAACGGTATCAGGACTGGCTCTATTACCATGAGGGGCTAGGTATCTATGTAGATATTAGTCGCATGAGCTTTGATGATCCTTACGCTGAGCAACTAGCGCCCAAGTTTGATCAAGCATTTGCGGCGATGGACGAACTTGAAAAAGGTGCGATCGCCAATCCAGATGAAGGCCGCATGGTCGGTCACTATTGGCTACGTGCTCCAGAGCTAGCGCCTTCTGAAGAACTTAAGAAGGACATTGTCGAAACGCTTGAAAGCTTAGAAGACTTTGCAAAGAAAGTTCGCAGCGGAGCGATCACACCCCCTAACGAGCCTAAATTCACTGACATTCTCTCAGTTGGCATCGGCGGCTCGGCGCTGGGACCTCAGTTCGTCTCCAAAGCGTTAGCACCTGCTGTTCCTGATATTGATATTCACTTTATCGACAACACGGATCCGATTGGCATAGATCATGTCTTTGAAGAAATTGGCGATCGCCTCAAAAGCACTTTAGTCATTATCACTTCAAAATCAGGTGGCACCCCCGAAACGCGTAACGGCATGATTGAAGCCAAAGCTGCCTACGAGCGCGCCGGACTGTCCTTTGCGAAGTATGCCGTTGCGGTAACAGGGATCGACAGCAAGCTAGAAAATATCGCCACTGACGAAGGCTGGCTAGCAACTTTTCCGATGCATGACTGGGTCGGTGGCAGAACCTCTGAGCTATCTGCGGTTGGGCTACTGCCAGCGGCGTTACAAGGTATTGATATTCGCGACATGCTAGCTGGGGCCAAAGAAATGGACGAAGCTACTCGCGTTCATGATTTGCGCACAAACCCAGCTGCTTTGCTAGCGCTCGCCTGGTACTTTGCTGGCAACGGCACCGGTGAGAAAGACATGGTAGTGCTGCCCTACAAAGACAGCCTGTTGCTGTTTAGCCGTTACTTACAGCAGCTAGTAATGGAGTCACTTGGTAAAGAAAAAGACCTAGATGGCAACACGGTTTACCAAGGCATTGCAGTCTATGGAAACAAAGGCTCAACCGACCAGCATGCTTACGTTCAGCAGCTTAGAGAAGGTATTCCCAACTTCTTTGCGACTTTGATTGAAGTGCTTAAAGACCGTGAAGGGCCATCGGTGGATGTTGAGCCAGGTGTGACCTCTGGAGATTATCTATCAGGTCTATTGCAGGGGACTCGCCGAGCCCTATCAGAAAACGACCGTGATTCGATCACAATTACGATCCCCGAAGTTTCGCCCAAGATGGTAGGTGCGTTGATTGCACTATACGAGCGGGCAGTGAGTCTGTATGCCAGCCTAGTCAACATCAACGCTTATCACCAGCCAGGTGTAGAAGCAGGAAAAAAAGCAGCAGCAGACGTCCTATCGCTGCAAACTAAAGTGAAGGAAGTCGTCAAAGCTTCGGACAGTGCGCTTTCTTTAAACGAGATTGTTGAAAGGATGGACGCACAAGACAAAATAGAAAATGTCTATAAGATTGTGCGTCATCTAGACGCCAATGGTCGCGAATTGAAGATCGAGGGAAGTCCTAGCGAACCAGCTAAGTTGAAGGTGAGCGTTCGCTAGTAAATGATCGCCTAGCAGTAACACGCCTCAGTAGCTGCTAGTGCGGATTCGTTTGGTAGTGATATCGGTAGCCATAACCGCACGGTCAGATTGAGCAATGCCTTCTAGAATAATTACTGGCAGTGGTTTTGGACTGCTGCTAGTGGTTTGCTCTTTGAGTTAATTTTTCATGGCGTTTTCTTCGATTACTCGTGCGATCGCACGTTCCCCCCTAGCCCAAGAGCTGGTTGCAAAATTAGAAAAGCAGCAAACCCTGACGATTACAGGCGCACCTAGACTCCCCAAAGGACTCGTCAGCTCAGCCTTAGCACAGACGCAAAATAAACCGATGCTGGTGGTTACAGCCACCCTAGAAGAAGCGGGTAGATGGTCGGCGCAGCTAGAAGCTATGGGCTGGGCTACGGTTGCTTTTTATCCCACGTCAGAGTCTTCGCCATACGATGTATTTGACCCTGAATCAGAATTGATTTGGGGTCAGCTTCAAGTCCTCTCTGACTTGATTAATGGCAAAGCAAACCCAGAAAATATGCCGCTAGGGTCAAAGCACCTAGGCACGATGGCGATTGTTACAACCGAGCGAGCGCTGCAACCGCATCTCCCCCCGGTCGAAGCCTTTCGTCCGTACTGCTTAGAGATCACTTTGGGCATGGAGCTTAATTTAAAAGATCTCGGGTTGAGCTTAGCTAAGTTGGGCTATGAGAAAGTCTCTTCTGTTGAAGTAGAAGGGCAGTGGAGTCAGCGGGGAGACATTATCGATGTTTTTCCCGTGGCAGCAGAATTGCCAGTGCGTATGGAGCTGTTTGGCGATGAGCTAGAGCGCCTGCGAGAGTTCGATCCAGCTAATCAGCGATCGCTTGACAAGATCGAAGCCCTGCTGTTGACAACGACTGACTACGGCCCGTTGATTTTATCGGCGTTGGAAGAAAAAGAACTGCTAGAAGATCTACTGACTGAAGAGTCCCAAGAAACCTTTGCGGCGACTGGCAAAATAGAGGGTGCCCGTCGATTTATGGGACTAGCGTTCGAATCGCCTGCGTCTATCTTGGACTATCTACCGGACGACACGCTAGTGGTAATCGATGAGCCTGCCCAATGTTTGGCTCACGCTGAGCGCTGGATTGAGACGGTCGAAGATCGTTGGCAAGAGGCGCTAGATGCCTTTGAAGCAGATGTAGAAATTCAGCTACCTTCAGGTGGCTTGCCCAAAGTTCATAGGCCGTTCTCTCAGGCGTTAGAAGAGATTGAGCTTTTTCAGCGGATTGAAATTTCTGAACTGGCTGAGGAGGGAGTTGGGCTAAATTTGGCTAGTCGACCCGTGCCAATCCTGCCGCATCAGTTTGGCAAGCTAGCAGATATCTTGAAGGAAGAGCGCGATCGTAAGTTTTTCCCTTGGTTAATCTCTGCTCAGCCTTCTCGCTCTGTCGCTTTGCTACAAGAGCACGATTGCCCCGCTCAATTCATCCCTAACCCTAAAGACTTTCCAGCCATTGACAAGCTGCAAAATCAGCGCATTCCGATTGCGGTCAAATACTCGGGGCTAGCCGAACTCGAAGGCTTTGTTCTACCTACCTTTCGCATTGTCGTTGTCACTGATCGCGAATTCTTCGGACAGCACACCCTAGCCACACCTAGCTATGTTCGAAAACGGCGGCGCGCTGCTTCTAAACAGGTCGATCCGAATAAGCTACGGCCCAAAGACTACATCGTTCACCGCAATCACGGTATCGGTCAGTTTCTCAAGCTTGAGAGTCTGACAGTCGATAAAGAGACCCGCGAATATCTTGTTATTCAATACGCTGATGGCCTGCTACGTGTGCCCGTCGATCAGATGGGATCGCTCTCACGCTACCGCACTTCGGTAGAGCAAAGACCGCAGCTAAATAAGATGACGGGCAAAGCCTGGGAGAAAACCAAGGGCAAAGCACGCAAAGCCATCAAGAAAGTGGCGGTCGATTTACTCAAGCTCTATGCCCAGCGATCACAAATGCAAGGCTTCACTTATCCCGAAGACATGCCTTGGCAGCAAGAATTAGAAGACTCTTTCCCATACAACCCTACACCCGATCAGCTCAAAGCCACTCAAGATGTCAAACGGGATATGGAAAGCGATCGACCGATGGATCGTCTGGTCTGTGGGGACGTAGGCTTTGGCAAGACCGAAGTTGCCCTGCGTGCCGTTTTCAAAGCTGTGACGGCTGGGAAGCAAGTAGCGCTGCTCGCACCAACAACGATTCTGACGCAGCAGCACTACCATACGCTGAAAGAGCGCTTCGCACCGTACCCTATTCAAATCGGGCTGCTGAACCGTTTTCGTACGGCTAAAGAGCGTAAAGACATTCTGCTAAGGCTGATTTCCGGCGAATTGGATGTGGTTGTCGGCACCCATCAGCTTCTGGGTAAAACGGTAAAGTTCAAAGATCTCGGGCTGCTAGTCGTAGACGAAGAGCAGCGCTTCGGGGTGAACCAAAAGGAAAAAATCAAGGCAATGAAGGCCCAAGTAGATGTGCTGACACTCAGCGCTACGCCAATTCCTAGAACCTTATACATGGCTCTTTCTGGCGTCCGGGAGATGAGTTTGATCACTACACCCCCGCCTTCTCGCCGTCCGATCAAGACTCACTTATCGCCTTACGATCCTGAGAAAGTGCGCACCGCAATTCGACAGGAGCTCGACCGGGGCGGACAAATTTTTTATGTCGTACCGCGCGTAGAGGGCATTGAGGAAGTGGCTGGTCGGATTAGGGAAGCGGTGCCGGGGGTTCGACTGGCGATCGCGCATGGCCA
It includes:
- the mfd gene encoding transcription-repair coupling factor, which codes for MAFSSITRAIARSPLAQELVAKLEKQQTLTITGAPRLPKGLVSSALAQTQNKPMLVVTATLEEAGRWSAQLEAMGWATVAFYPTSESSPYDVFDPESELIWGQLQVLSDLINGKANPENMPLGSKHLGTMAIVTTERALQPHLPPVEAFRPYCLEITLGMELNLKDLGLSLAKLGYEKVSSVEVEGQWSQRGDIIDVFPVAAELPVRMELFGDELERLREFDPANQRSLDKIEALLLTTTDYGPLILSALEEKELLEDLLTEESQETFAATGKIEGARRFMGLAFESPASILDYLPDDTLVVIDEPAQCLAHAERWIETVEDRWQEALDAFEADVEIQLPSGGLPKVHRPFSQALEEIELFQRIEISELAEEGVGLNLASRPVPILPHQFGKLADILKEERDRKFFPWLISAQPSRSVALLQEHDCPAQFIPNPKDFPAIDKLQNQRIPIAVKYSGLAELEGFVLPTFRIVVVTDREFFGQHTLATPSYVRKRRRAASKQVDPNKLRPKDYIVHRNHGIGQFLKLESLTVDKETREYLVIQYADGLLRVPVDQMGSLSRYRTSVEQRPQLNKMTGKAWEKTKGKARKAIKKVAVDLLKLYAQRSQMQGFTYPEDMPWQQELEDSFPYNPTPDQLKATQDVKRDMESDRPMDRLVCGDVGFGKTEVALRAVFKAVTAGKQVALLAPTTILTQQHYHTLKERFAPYPIQIGLLNRFRTAKERKDILLRLISGELDVVVGTHQLLGKTVKFKDLGLLVVDEEQRFGVNQKEKIKAMKAQVDVLTLSATPIPRTLYMALSGVREMSLITTPPPSRRPIKTHLSPYDPEKVRTAIRQELDRGGQIFYVVPRVEGIEEVAGRIREAVPGVRLAIAHGQMPEGELEATMLTFSNGDADLMVCTTIIESGLDIPRVNTIIIEDSQKFGLSQLYQLRGRVGRSGIQAHAWLLFPKQNQLSDKARKRLRAIQEFTQLGSGYQLAMRDMEIRGIGNLLGAQQSGQMEVIGFDLYMDMLEESIAEIRGQEIPQVDETQVDLKVTAFIPADYIPELDQKMSVYRSLVGASTRRELIEIVADLNDHYGSLPSAVGQLVKVLELKQIAKPLGFSRIRTEDKQHVVLETPMEKPAWALLHEKVPAHLRSRFVYAPGKVTVRGLGAVKPEKQIENLIEWLGHMQTALPEPAFSR
- a CDS encoding glucose-6-phosphate isomerase; translated protein: MELAALWERYQDWLYYHEGLGIYVDISRMSFDDPYAEQLAPKFDQAFAAMDELEKGAIANPDEGRMVGHYWLRAPELAPSEELKKDIVETLESLEDFAKKVRSGAITPPNEPKFTDILSVGIGGSALGPQFVSKALAPAVPDIDIHFIDNTDPIGIDHVFEEIGDRLKSTLVIITSKSGGTPETRNGMIEAKAAYERAGLSFAKYAVAVTGIDSKLENIATDEGWLATFPMHDWVGGRTSELSAVGLLPAALQGIDIRDMLAGAKEMDEATRVHDLRTNPAALLALAWYFAGNGTGEKDMVVLPYKDSLLLFSRYLQQLVMESLGKEKDLDGNTVYQGIAVYGNKGSTDQHAYVQQLREGIPNFFATLIEVLKDREGPSVDVEPGVTSGDYLSGLLQGTRRALSENDRDSITITIPEVSPKMVGALIALYERAVSLYASLVNINAYHQPGVEAGKKAAADVLSLQTKVKEVVKASDSALSLNEIVERMDAQDKIENVYKIVRHLDANGRELKIEGSPSEPAKLKVSVR
- the ccsB gene encoding c-type cytochrome biogenesis protein CcsB; this translates as MVAFDFANSICVASLSASSLASNLTLANLEGWLDNAAFAVLFAAMLAYWSGLAFEKVKVLPVIGGVGMAIGNLAMAALLTARWIEGGYFPLSNLYESLFFIAWGITAVHLAAEKMTDSRWVGAVTSPVAMAIAAFAALTLPSAMQVSEPLVPALKSNWLMMHVSVMLLSYAALMVGSLIAIAFLIVTRGQAVELKGSSVGTGGFRDRKYQLKRATNSLAVDRAVENAVTEQIITAGGSTTGGSTAVLAAPAKSVVTKDTSTKSTAEDTDSTLSLQRLTLADTLDNISYRIIGLGFPLLTIGIIAGAVWANEAWGSYWSWDPKETWALITWLVFAAYLHARITKGWQGRKPAILAASGFVVVWICYLGVNILGKGLHSYGWFF